From the Micromonospora echinofusca genome, the window GGGCATCCGCAACGCGATCGCGGTGGCCGGGCCGGACCTGCGGGCCGTGCGGATCGACTCGGGTGACCTGGCGGTGATCGCCCAGCAGTCCCGCGAGCTGCTCGACTCGCTGGGCGCCACCGAAACCAAGATCATTGTCTCCGGCGACCTCGACGAGTACGCCATCGCCTCGCTCGCCGCCGAGCCGGTCGACATGTACGGCGCGGGCACCGCCGTCGTCACCGGCTCCGGCGCCCCCACCGCCGGGCTGGTCTACAAGCTCGTCGAGGTCGAGGGCCGCCCGGTGGTCAAGCGCTCCGAGCACAAGGCCACCATCGGCGGCCGCAAGGTGGCCGTACGCCGGCACAAGCCGACCGGCACCGCCACCGAGGAGATCGTCGTGCCGCAGGGCGTGCCCGACCCCCGACCCAACGACCGGCTGCTCCAGCACTCGTTCCTGGCCGGCGGCGAGCCGGTCGAGCGCCCGACGCTGGACGAGTCCCGGGAACACCTGCGCCAGTGCCTGATCTCCATCCCCTGGGAGGGTCTGAAGCTCTCCGCCGGCGACCCGGCCATCCCGGTCACGGTCGTCCCGGCCGACTGAAAGGAGCACCACGGTGAGCAACGCGCTGATCGTCGTGGACGTGCAGAACGACTTCTGCGAGGGCGGCTCGCTGGCCGTCGGCGGCGGGGCGGGCGTGGCGGCCGGGATCACCCGGCTGCTCGCCGCCGAACCGGGCCGCTGGGACCACGTGGTCGCGACGAAGGACTACCACGTCGACCCGGGCGCCCACTTCGGCGACCCACCGGACTTCGTGGACTCCTGGCCGCGGCACTGCGTGGTGGGCACCCCCGGCTCGGAGTTCCACCCCGAACTGGCCACCGACCGGATCGAGGCGATCTTCCACAAGGGCGAGCACGCCGCCGCGTACTCGGGCTTCGAGGGGCACGCCGACGACGGCGAGTGCCTGGCCGACTGGCTGCGCCGGCACGGGGTGGACCGGGTCGACGTGGTGGGCATCGCCACGGACCACTGCGTACGCGCCACCGCCCTGGACGCCGCCCGCGAGGGCTTCGCCACCACCGTGCTGCTGGACCTGACCGCCGCGGTCGCCCCGGACACCACCGACGTGGCGCTGCGCGCGATGGAGGGGGCCGGGGTCGCCATGCGCGGTACGCCTGTGATCAGGGCCGCATGAGACGGTAATTCGCTGGCGGGTGTCGTACCTCCGGCCGAGGATGTCCGGCGGAGGTACGCACCGACATGAACCTGAAGCCTTACCGGGAGGCGCTCGCCCTGCCCGGTCTCCGGTCGTTGCTGCTGGTGTCGGTGCTCGCCCGCGTCCCGCTCACCGCCACCGGGGTGACCCTGACGTTCTACGTCGTGCTCGATCTCGGGCGCGGCTACGGTGCGGCCGGGCTAGTCGGCGCGGCGATCACCGTGGGCGCCGCCGTCGGCGGCCCGCTGCTCGGCCGCCTGGTGGACCGGCGCGGCCTGCGGCCGGTGCTCGTACTCACCGCGATCGCCGAGGCCGTCTTCTGGTCCACCGCGCCGATGCTGCCGTACCCGGTGCTGCTTCCCGCCGCGTTCCTGGCCGGTTCGCTCGCCCTGCCGATCTTCTCCGTGATCCGGCAGTCCATCGCCGCGCTGGTGCCGCCGGAGCGGCGCCGCCCCGCGTACGCGCTGGACTCGATGTCGGTGGAGCTGTCGTTCATGGTGGGTCCCGCGCTGGCCGTGGCGGCGGTCACCGCGATCTCCGCGCGCACCACGCTCTACCTGGTCGGCGCCGGCATCGTCGCGGCCGGGGTCGCGTTCTGGGTGCTGAACCCGCCCACCCGGGCCGGGGGCGAGCCGGCCGGGCCGCAGCCGCGGGTGCCCCGCCGGTCGTGGCTCACCCCGCGCCTGCTCGCCGTGCTGGCGGTGAGCGCCGCCGGCATGCTCGTGCTCGGCGGCACCGACGTGGCCGTGGTCGCCGTGCTACGGGAGAGCGGCGACGTGGGGTGGACGGGCGCCGTCCTCGCCGTCTGGGCCGTCGCCTCGCTGGCCGGCGGCTTCGCGTACGGGGCGGTCACCCGCTCCGTCCCGCCGCTGGCCCTGATGGCCGCGCTCAGCCTCTGCACCATCCCGGTCGGGCTCGGCGGGGCGCACTGGTGGCTGCTCTGCCTGGCGCTGATCCCCGCCGGGGCGCTCTGCGCACCCACCATCGCGGCCACCTCGGACGCGGTCAGTCGGCTGGTTCCCGCCTCCGTACGCGGCGAGGCGATGGGCCTGCACGGCTCGGCGGTCACGGTCGGCATGGCGGTGGGCGCGCCCCTCGCGGGCGCCGTCATCGACGCCTCCGCGCCGGCCTGGGGCTTCGCGGTCACCGGGGCGATCGGCGCGCTGGTGGCGCTGGCCGTGTTCCCGATCGAGCTGCGCCGCCGCCGCACCGCCGCAGCCCGCACACCCGCCCCCGAACTCGCCCCGGCCCCCGCCGCCTGAGTCGAGCCCGGCCGCCCGGCGACCCTTGAGTCGGCGCGCAGGTGTCCGGCGGCGCATGGCGCCGCGCGGTGTCGCCGACCTCGGCGGCGGCGGTGAGGTCCCTTTCACGCCGATACCACACAGGCATTTTTATGCCACAGAGGTATCAAGCCTTCCGGCGGTCATGGGTCAGGAGCTTCACGCGCCTTCCACGTCTTCCGTTCCGCCGGAACGCCACCGGGACCGCGATCAGAACCGACGATTTCTGAGACGCTCCGCAGGCGCTCGGGGCGCTGGCCCGGGGTGGCGTGCGGGAGTTCCACGGTCAGGCTGCGTGGCAGGGCGGCGCCGGGCATGCGCCGTCAGCACCGCTGTGGGCGTACCTCTCGGCAACGCGAACGGGCGCCACCCCGGGTGGGGGTGGCGCCCGTCGTGCGCGGTGCGGAGCGTCAGCGCCGGTCGGCGTCGCTCGCGGTGTCCTCGCGGTAGCTGGCTCCCCCGTCGGACTCGCTGGTCAGCGGCTTGGCGCCGCCCTCCGGCGGGCCGGCCAGGCTCTGGCCGCCGGCGGCCAGCTCCGGGAACTTGAGGTCGAACGCCGGCCGCTCGGAGCGGATCCGCGGCATCCGGTCGAAGTTACGCAGCGGCGGCGGGGAGGTGGTCGCCCACTCCAGCGAGTTGCCGTGACCCCACGGGTCGTCGACCTCGACCACCGGGCCGGCCTTGTACGACTTCCAGCAGTTCCAGATGAACGGCAGGGTCGAGATGCCGGTGATGAACGCGCCGATCGTGGAGACCATGTTCAGCGTGGTGAAGCCGTCACCGGGCAGGTAGTCGGCGTACCGACGCGGCATGCCCTCGTTGCCCAGCCAGTGCTGCACCAGGAACGTCGTGTGGAAGCCGATCATGGTCAGCCAGAAGTGCACCTTGCCCAGCCGCTCGTCGAGCATCCGGCCGAACATCTTCGGGAACCAGAAGTAGATGCCGGCGAAGACGGCGAACACGATCGTGCCGAAGAGCACGTAGTGGAAGTGGGCCACCACGAAGTACGAGTCGTGCAGGTGGAAGTCGAGCGGCGGGCTGGCCAGCAGCACACCGGTCAGACCACCGAAGAGGAAGGTAACCAGGAAGCCGATCGAGAAGAGCATCGGCGTCTCGAAGCTGATCTGGCCGCGCCACATCGTGCCGATCCAGTTGAAGAACTTCATACCGGTCGGCACGGCGATCAGGTAGCTCAGGAAGCTGAAGAACGGCAGCAGCACCTGGCCGGTGGCGAACATGTGGTGCGCCCAGACGCTCATCGACAGGCCGGCGATGGCGATGGTCGCGGCGACCAGGCCCTTGTAGCCGAAGATCGGCTTGCGGGAGAAGACCGGGATGATCTCGGAGATGATGCCGAAGAACGGCAGCGCGATGATGTACACCTCGGGGTGGCCGAAGAACCAGAAGAGGTGCTGGTAGAGCATCGGCCCGCCGGTCGCCGGGTCGTAGACGTGGGCTCCCAGCAGGCGGTCGGCGGCCAGCGCCATCAGCGCGGCGGCCAGCAGCGGGAAAACCAGGATCACCAGGAGGCCGGTGACCAGGATGTTCCAGGTGAAGATCGGCATCCGGAACATCGTCATGCCGGGCGCGCGCAGGGTCAGGATCGTGGTGATCAGGTTGACCGCGCCGAGGATCGAGCCGAGGCCGGAGATGACCAGGCCGACGACCCACAGGTTCGCGCCGACGCCGGGCGCGTGCTCGACGGAACTCAGCGGCGCGTAGGCGGTCCAGCCGAAGTCGGCGGCCCCGCCCGGGGTGAGGAAGCCGACCATCGTCATCGAGCCGCCGAGCAGGAACAGCCAGTAGGCGAAGCTGTTCAGCCGGGGGAACGCCACGTCGGGGGCGCCGATCTGCAGCGGCACCACGTAGTTCGCGAAGGCGAACACGATCGGCGTCGCGAAGAACAGCAACATGATCGTGCCGTGCATGGTGAACAGCTGGTTGTACTGCTCGGGCGACAGGAACTGCAGCCCGGGTCGGGCCAGCTCGGCCCGCATGATCAGGGCCATCAGGCCGCCGATCATGAAAAACACGAACGCGGTGACCATGTACATGATCCCGATCTGCTTCGCGTCCGTGGTACGCAGCAGCCGCGCGATGGCCGACCCCTTGACCGGCGCTCGGACCGGCCAGGGCCGGGTCACGACCGGCTTGGGTGCGACGGTGGTCACGAGTGGCCTCCGGTTCTGGGTTGTCCCGCTCGGCACGCGCTGGTTATCTGCGGGCCGTCATCCGCAAGGAGGATAGTCCCCGGCAGGTGGCTGCGCCGCGTGGGGTGGTCGGGTAGCCTGCCGCGCCCCGCCGCGGAGGGCTCCCGGTCGCCGGCGTCACAGCGGGCCGAGCAGCAGCCGGTAGTGCTCGCCGAAGATGCGCGCGCCGCGTCCGCGCAGCAGCGGATCGCGCAGCGCCGGCGGCACGTCCCGGGTCCGGTTACGGTCCCGGGTCCGGTCCCGCACCCAGCGCGTACGGGGACGACGACGACTCTCGTACGCCGCCAGTGCCGACTCCACGTCGCTCCCGGTCGCCCGGAGGGACTCGGCGAGCACCACGGCGTCCTCCAACGCCATCGCCGCGCCCTGCGAGAGCGTCGGCGCGGTGGCGTGCGCGGCGTCCCCGACGAGCAGCACCCGCCCCCGGGACCAGCACCCCAGCTCCACCTCCTCGGTGACGCCGACGTGCACCCGGTCCAGCGCCTCCAGCACGGCGGGCACCGGTCCGCCGTAGCCGCCGAACAGCTCGCGCAGCCGGGCCGCCGGGTCGGCCGGCGCGGTGGTGCCGGCCTCGTCGGCGTAGCAGTGCAGCCGCCCGGCGCCGAGGGGTACGACCAGGAAGCCGGCGCGCTGACCGAGCAGCGCGGTCCACTCGGCCACCGGCGGTCCGTCGCGCACCACGCAGCGGTAGACGACCTGACCGGCGGGCCGGGGCGGGCCGCCGAGCGCGGCCAGGGCCCGGATCGAGGAGCGCGGGCCGTCGGCGCCGACGACGAGGTCGTACTCGGCGGCGGTGCCGTCGACGAAGGTGACGCCGACGGAGCGCGGCAGCAGGTCGAGGGTGCGCACCTCGGCGCCGTGCCGGACGGCGCCGCCCGCGCCGCTGAGCAGCACCCGGTGCAGTTCCGCCCGGGGCAGCGCCCGGCACTCGCCGACGCCGGACCAGAGGGCGTCGAGGTCCACCTCGCACAGCGGCACCCCGGCGGCGTCGAGGAACCGTTGCCGGTGGATGACGCGCCCGAGCGGGCGGACGGGTCCGTCGAGGTCGAGCCGGCACAGCGCCCGGGCCGCGTTGCCCGGCAGGTAGAGACCGGTCTCGGCGTTCTCCCCCGGGGGCAGCCTCTCGGTGACGTCGGGCCGGAAGCCGGCCATCCGCAGCGCCCGGGCCACGGCCAGGCCGGCGATGCCCGCGCCGACGACGAGGATGCGCAGGGGAGAGCCACCCATGGTGGTGTACGCCTCCGGAGGGGTTCGGCACGCGTTGGAGGCAAGACACTACTCGGCGCAATCGGCACACACCAGAGCCAATCGTCCCAGCGGAAACATTCCTCGGCGGCGCTCCCCGCCGCTTCGAAGGACCACCTGCTCGCCGACCGGATCGGGCGTGACAAACCTCACTTACCTCCCCAATACCCCGGCCCCATTGCGCCAGGGTTTCAGAGGTGTAAATGTGTCGAAGGAATGTGGGAGCGCTCCCGCGTTCGCCGGCCGACTCCGTCCGGCGTCCCGCGCCGAAGCCGAAGGAGCATCATGAAACGTCCACTCCGGGCCCTCGCGGCGGCCGCGCTGCTCGCCACCGGCTCGATCGTCGCCGTGGCCCTCGGCGGCACCGCCAGCGCCGACACCCAGATCTGCGAGCAGTACGGCTCCACCACCATCCAGGGCCGCTACGTGGTGCAGAACAACCGCTGGGGCACCACCGCCCAACAGTGCATCAACGTCACCGACAGCGGCTTCGAGATCACCACCCAGAACGGCAGCAACCCGACCAACGGCGCGCCGACGGCGTACCCGTCGGTCTTCCTCGGTTGCCACTACACCAACTGCTCCCCCGGCACCAACCTGCCGATCCAGGTCAGCCAGATCAGCAGCGCCACGAGCAACATCTCCTACCGGTACGTCAGCAACGCCGTCTACAACGCCTCGTACGACATCTGGCTGGACCCCTCGCCCAAGCGCGACGGGGTGAACCAGATGGAGATCATGATCTGGCTGAACCGGCAGGGCCCGATCCAGCCCATCGGCTCCCCGGTCGGCACCGCCACCATCGACGGCCGCAGCTGGGAGGTCTGGCGCGGCAGCAACGGCTCCAACAACGTGATCTCGTACCTGGCGCCGTCGGCGATCAGCAGCGCGAACCTCAACCTGCTGGCGTTCATCAACGACACCCGCAACCGGGGCGCGATCACCAACTCCTGGTACCTGACCAGCATCCAGGCCGGCTTCGAGCCGTGGCAGGGCGGCGCCGGGCTCGCGGTGACCTCGTTCTCGGCCGCGGTCAACGGCGGGGGCAACCCGCCGCCCACGACCGCGCCGCCCACCACGCCCCCGCCGAGCACTCCCCCGCCCGGCGGCAACGGGTGCGCCGTGAAGTACACGCCGAACTCCTGGAACAACGGCTTCACCGCCGACGTGCAGATCACCAACACCGGGTCCAACGCGATCAACGGCTGGACGCTGAACTACAACCTGCCCGCCGGGCAGCAGGTCACCAGCGCGTGGAACGCCACGGTGAGCCAGAGCGGCTCGGCGGTCACCGCGCGCAACATCAGCTGGAACGGTTCGCTCGCCCCGGGCGGCACGGCCAGCTTCGGCTACCAGGGCACGCTGAGCGGCCAGTACTCGTCGCCGACGAGCTTCACCCTCAACGGGGTGCCCTGCTCCCGGTCCTGACCTGACGCCCTCCGGACGCCGACGCGGGGGCAGTGCGCCCCCGCGTCACCGGTCCCCGGCGCCGCGGCGACCCGAGTCCCCCACGGGCCGCCGCGTACGGCCGGAGACGCGACGTCCGCCAGGCCACCCCCGGGCCTGGCGGACGTCGTGCGGGGCCGGCCGGCTCAGACCCGGGTGAGCCGGACGGCGTCGGCGATGACGAGGCCCGGGGCCGAACTCCACCGGCTGACCGCGACCCGGTTGGCGTCCCCGGCCGGCAGCGTGAAGGTGCCGAGGCTGCGCCACTGTCCACCGGTGACCCGCTGGTCGACGATGATCGTCCGGTTCCCGGTCGTGGTGGACACGATGTACGGGGTGGCGGAGTTGTAGCCGCTGACCGCCGGCCACCAGGCGTCGACCCGGTAGTTCGCGGTCGCCGGGACGTTGAACTTGTACCAGGCGGCGTCGCTGGCCGCGACCGGGTTCGCGAAGCGGTAGTCGGTGCCGTATCGCTGGGCCGAGTACGACGAGGTGCCCCAGTTCGCGCTGGCGGTGAAGCGTCCGGCGGTGGAGTTGTCCACCACGGCGCTCCAGGTGCTGCCGCCCGCCATCTTCGCGGCCACGTCCGCGCGCATCGAGTTCAGGTCGATGAAGGACGGGTCGATCTTGCCCGTGGTGCTCGTCTCACGGTGGCCCCGGGCGTAGCTGGCGTCCTTGCCCAGCCGCTTGAGCACGGCGGCCGTGGCGGCGATCGACGCGTTGTACTGCGCCGCCGTCATCTCCTGGTTGACCCCGTTGTAGTCGATCTCCCAGCCGATCATCAGCGTGTTGCCGTCGCCAGCGGGGATCGGCCCGCTGCCCCGGCTGACGCCCGCGTGGTTGCAGCGCCCGGCGGAGATGACGTGGAAGACGCCGTGGTAGTCGACCAGCGCCTGGCACAGCGGGCCGGGCAGGTCGGACCGGCCGTTGATGCAGATGTTGAGCGCCGGGTGCGGGTTGCTGGCGCTGGAGGTGGCGGCGGTGTGGTGCCAGAGCACGCCGATCGGGTTGAAGTCGCCCGGGCGCATCCGGTTCAGCCAGTCGCCGTGGGTCACGACCTGGACGCCCGCCCCCCGCAGGACGTCCACCAGCCAGGGAATGGTGGCCATCAGGACTCCCCGAGCAGGTCGGCGAGGCACTCGGCCTTCGGAGCGGCGAGCGGCGCGGCGCTCGCCGCGGCGGGCTTGGCGGCTACGGCCACCGCGGTGGCCACCAGGGCCGACATGCCCAGCACCCCACGTCGGGGGAGACGGGCGGGTCGTGACGCGTTCATGGCGCTCCTTCAGACAAGGGCGGAGGGGTTCCGACTCATCGATGAACTGGTGACGCGCACGGTATATCGTCACGAGCATCTATGTCGATACCCTTCATCGCCCCTATTCAGGCTGAAGGAATTTGGCAAATCCGGTCCGGGTCCGGCACCCGGACCGGGCCACCGTCACAGTGGCCGGAAGGGGTCCGTCAGGGGTTGCCGAGCGCGTCGATGTCGCGCATCTCCTCGGCGGTCAGCGAGAAGCCGAAGACGTCGGCGTTGACGCGGATCCGCTCCGGGGTCACCGACTTGGGGATGACCACGATCTCGTGGTCGATGTGCCAGCGCAGCACCACCTGGGCCGGGGAGACGTCGTGCGCGGCGGCGATGCGGGTCAGCACCGGGTCGGCGAGGTCGCTGGTCTTGAACGGGCTGTAGCCCTCCAGCACCACCCCCCGGTCCCGGTGCTCCCGGTGCCGCTGGCGGTCGTACAACGAGGGGCTCCACCGGATCTGGTTGACGGCCGGATTCTCCTCGGTCGCCTGGATCAGCTCGTCGAGCTGGCCCGTGGCGTAGTTGCTCACCCCGACGGCGCGCGCGAGCCCCTCGTCCCGGGCGGCGAGCATCTCCCGCCAGACGGGGATGTTGTCCGCGGGGTTCGCCGGCGGCCAGTGCACCAGCCACAGGTCGACCTGGTCGACGCCGAGCGCGGCCAGGCTCGCCTCGATCGTCTCCCGCTCCCGCCCCACCCGGTCCGGCGGCAGCTTCGTGGTGAGGAAGACGTCCTCGCGGCGCAACCCGCTCTCCCGGACCGCCCGGCCGACCTCCTCCTCGTTGCCGTACATCGTGGCGGTGTCGACGTGCCGGTAGCCGGCGTCGAGCGCGGCGAGCACCGCGTCGTACCCGGCCTGGCCGGTGGCCTGCCAGGTGCCGAAGCCCAGCAGGGGCATCCGCACGTCGCCGGGGAGCGTGACGGTGGGCTGGTCGTCGTGGTCCATGCCCCGGGTCTTACCCGGGCTGACCTACCCCATGCCCGCCGAACCGGACACGCGGGCGGCCGGCGGGTCGGCGCGGATTGCCGGAGAATGCGGGTGTGGCTGACCCGCTGGAGGAGTACCGGCGCAGACGGGACGCGGCGCGCACCCCGGAGCCGGTGCCGAAGCGGCCCCCGCGACGCGGGCGGCCCGCCGACGGTACGGCCCGCTTCGTCATCCAGCAGCACCACGCCCGGAGCCTGCACTGGGACCTGCGGCTGGAGCACGAGGGGGTGCTGGCCTCCTGGGCGGTGCCCCGCGGGCTGCCCCGCGACACCGGCCGCAACCACCTCGCGGTGCACACCGAGGACCACCCGATGGAATACCTCGACTTCCACGGCGAGATCCCGGCCGGCGAGTACGGCGGCGGGCGGATGACCGTGCACGACCGGGGCACCTACCGCTGCGAGAAGTGGCGCGACGACGAGGTCGTCGTGGTGCTCGACGGCGAGCGCACCTCCGGGCGGTACGTCCTGTTCGCCACCGGCGGCAAGGGTGGACGGGACTGGATGGTCCGCCGCACCGACCCGCCCCCGGAGGGCTGGACGAGCATGCCGGAGCTGCTCCGCCCGATGCACCCCACCCGGGCGGCGAAGCTGCCAGCGGACGAGGCGCGGTGGGGCTACGAGCTGCGCTGGGACGGGGTTCGCGCGGTCGCGTACGTCTCGGGCGGACGGCTGCGGCTGCTCGCGGAGGACGACGAGGACGTCTCCGGCGCGTACCCCTGGCTGCGGGAGCTGGCCGAGGAGCTGGCGCCCACGGAGGTCGTGCTGGACGGCGTCCTGGTCCGCATCGACACCGCCGGCCGGGTGCGCCCGGCGCGCGGCGGACGCCGCACCCCCGACGCCCAGTACCTGATCTTCGATCTGCTCTGGATGGAGGGCGTGAGCAGCGTCGACCTGCCGTACGCGCAGCGCCGCGAGCTGCTCGACGCCCTGGCGCTCTCCGGCGGGCACTGGCAGACTCCGCCCTGGTTCCCGGGTGCCGGCCGGGAGGCGCTGCGGACCGGGCGGGAGCAGGGGCTGCCCGGCGTGGTGGCGAAGCGCCTGGACTCGGTCTACGAGCCGGGCCGGCGCAGCCGGCGCTGGTTGAGCATCGACGCGAGCCGAGACCCGAGCTGAGACGGCGAGGAGCATCGTGTACCTGACGCACCTTGAGTGCCCGCGCTGCGGGCGGGAGCACGACGCCGGCAAGCTGGCCAACATCTGCGACTGCGGCTCCCCGCTGCTGGCGCGCTACGACCTGGCTGCGGTGGCGAAGGTGCTCACCCCGGAGCGGTTCCCGCTGCGCCCGGCCGACCTGTGGCGCTACCGGGAGCTGCTGCCGGTGGCCGACCCCCGGCACGAGACCACGCTGGGCGAGGGCTGGACGCCGCTGCTGCGCACCCCGAACTACGGCGCGGAGATCGGCATCGCGGACCTGATGGTCAAGGACGAGGGGTTGACCCCGACCGGCTCCTTCAAGGCGCGCGGCGCGGCGGTCGGCGTC encodes:
- a CDS encoding golvesin C-terminal-like domain-containing protein, with the protein product MATIPWLVDVLRGAGVQVVTHGDWLNRMRPGDFNPIGVLWHHTAATSSASNPHPALNICINGRSDLPGPLCQALVDYHGVFHVISAGRCNHAGVSRGSGPIPAGDGNTLMIGWEIDYNGVNQEMTAAQYNASIAATAAVLKRLGKDASYARGHRETSTTGKIDPSFIDLNSMRADVAAKMAGGSTWSAVVDNSTAGRFTASANWGTSSYSAQRYGTDYRFANPVAASDAAWYKFNVPATANYRVDAWWPAVSGYNSATPYIVSTTTGNRTIIVDQRVTGGQWRSLGTFTLPAGDANRVAVSRWSSAPGLVIADAVRLTRV
- a CDS encoding MFS transporter — encoded protein: MNLKPYREALALPGLRSLLLVSVLARVPLTATGVTLTFYVVLDLGRGYGAAGLVGAAITVGAAVGGPLLGRLVDRRGLRPVLVLTAIAEAVFWSTAPMLPYPVLLPAAFLAGSLALPIFSVIRQSIAALVPPERRRPAYALDSMSVELSFMVGPALAVAAVTAISARTTLYLVGAGIVAAGVAFWVLNPPTRAGGEPAGPQPRVPRRSWLTPRLLAVLAVSAAGMLVLGGTDVAVVAVLRESGDVGWTGAVLAVWAVASLAGGFAYGAVTRSVPPLALMAALSLCTIPVGLGGAHWWLLCLALIPAGALCAPTIAATSDAVSRLVPASVRGEAMGLHGSAVTVGMAVGAPLAGAVIDASAPAWGFAVTGAIGALVALAVFPIELRRRRTAAARTPAPELAPAPAA
- a CDS encoding aldo/keto reductase, which encodes MDHDDQPTVTLPGDVRMPLLGFGTWQATGQAGYDAVLAALDAGYRHVDTATMYGNEEEVGRAVRESGLRREDVFLTTKLPPDRVGRERETIEASLAALGVDQVDLWLVHWPPANPADNIPVWREMLAARDEGLARAVGVSNYATGQLDELIQATEENPAVNQIRWSPSLYDRQRHREHRDRGVVLEGYSPFKTSDLADPVLTRIAAAHDVSPAQVVLRWHIDHEIVVIPKSVTPERIRVNADVFGFSLTAEEMRDIDALGNP
- a CDS encoding FAD-dependent monooxygenase, which gives rise to MGGSPLRILVVGAGIAGLAVARALRMAGFRPDVTERLPPGENAETGLYLPGNAARALCRLDLDGPVRPLGRVIHRQRFLDAAGVPLCEVDLDALWSGVGECRALPRAELHRVLLSGAGGAVRHGAEVRTLDLLPRSVGVTFVDGTAAEYDLVVGADGPRSSIRALAALGGPPRPAGQVVYRCVVRDGPPVAEWTALLGQRAGFLVVPLGAGRLHCYADEAGTTAPADPAARLRELFGGYGGPVPAVLEALDRVHVGVTEEVELGCWSRGRVLLVGDAAHATAPTLSQGAAMALEDAVVLAESLRATGSDVESALAAYESRRRPRTRWVRDRTRDRNRTRDVPPALRDPLLRGRGARIFGEHYRLLLGPL
- a CDS encoding DNA polymerase ligase N-terminal domain-containing protein, whose protein sequence is MADPLEEYRRRRDAARTPEPVPKRPPRRGRPADGTARFVIQQHHARSLHWDLRLEHEGVLASWAVPRGLPRDTGRNHLAVHTEDHPMEYLDFHGEIPAGEYGGGRMTVHDRGTYRCEKWRDDEVVVVLDGERTSGRYVLFATGGKGGRDWMVRRTDPPPEGWTSMPELLRPMHPTRAAKLPADEARWGYELRWDGVRAVAYVSGGRLRLLAEDDEDVSGAYPWLRELAEELAPTEVVLDGVLVRIDTAGRVRPARGGRRTPDAQYLIFDLLWMEGVSSVDLPYAQRRELLDALALSGGHWQTPPWFPGAGREALRTGREQGLPGVVAKRLDSVYEPGRRSRRWLSIDASRDPS
- the ctaD gene encoding aa3-type cytochrome oxidase subunit I, with protein sequence MTTVAPKPVVTRPWPVRAPVKGSAIARLLRTTDAKQIGIMYMVTAFVFFMIGGLMALIMRAELARPGLQFLSPEQYNQLFTMHGTIMLLFFATPIVFAFANYVVPLQIGAPDVAFPRLNSFAYWLFLLGGSMTMVGFLTPGGAADFGWTAYAPLSSVEHAPGVGANLWVVGLVISGLGSILGAVNLITTILTLRAPGMTMFRMPIFTWNILVTGLLVILVFPLLAAALMALAADRLLGAHVYDPATGGPMLYQHLFWFFGHPEVYIIALPFFGIISEIIPVFSRKPIFGYKGLVAATIAIAGLSMSVWAHHMFATGQVLLPFFSFLSYLIAVPTGMKFFNWIGTMWRGQISFETPMLFSIGFLVTFLFGGLTGVLLASPPLDFHLHDSYFVVAHFHYVLFGTIVFAVFAGIYFWFPKMFGRMLDERLGKVHFWLTMIGFHTTFLVQHWLGNEGMPRRYADYLPGDGFTTLNMVSTIGAFITGISTLPFIWNCWKSYKAGPVVEVDDPWGHGNSLEWATTSPPPLRNFDRMPRIRSERPAFDLKFPELAAGGQSLAGPPEGGAKPLTSESDGGASYREDTASDADRR
- a CDS encoding isochorismatase family protein, which produces MSNALIVVDVQNDFCEGGSLAVGGGAGVAAGITRLLAAEPGRWDHVVATKDYHVDPGAHFGDPPDFVDSWPRHCVVGTPGSEFHPELATDRIEAIFHKGEHAAAYSGFEGHADDGECLADWLRRHGVDRVDVVGIATDHCVRATALDAAREGFATTVLLDLTAAVAPDTTDVALRAMEGAGVAMRGTPVIRAA
- a CDS encoding GH12 family glycosyl hydrolase domain-containing protein; this encodes MKRPLRALAAAALLATGSIVAVALGGTASADTQICEQYGSTTIQGRYVVQNNRWGTTAQQCINVTDSGFEITTQNGSNPTNGAPTAYPSVFLGCHYTNCSPGTNLPIQVSQISSATSNISYRYVSNAVYNASYDIWLDPSPKRDGVNQMEIMIWLNRQGPIQPIGSPVGTATIDGRSWEVWRGSNGSNNVISYLAPSAISSANLNLLAFINDTRNRGAITNSWYLTSIQAGFEPWQGGAGLAVTSFSAAVNGGGNPPPTTAPPTTPPPSTPPPGGNGCAVKYTPNSWNNGFTADVQITNTGSNAINGWTLNYNLPAGQQVTSAWNATVSQSGSAVTARNISWNGSLAPGGTASFGYQGTLSGQYSSPTSFTLNGVPCSRS